The sequence GGTCGACGGTCGCGACGCGAGCGGGGACCCGATCGAGCGCACTCCGCGGCCATTTCTCGTGTGCCAGGGTGAACGAGACGTCCGGATTCGCGGTCGCGAGGCTCGCGACCCCGACCGCGGCTGCCTCGTAGCCCGCCCGGTCGGTCCGCTCGGGCGTCTCGGCGGTGAACGGATACGTCTGCGAGAGGGCGGACGGGAACGGGCCGAAGGGGGGAACCACCCGCCAGGATTCGTCGTATCCCCCGTGGGTTCCGCCCTCCGTCAGGAGTACCTCGCCCGTGGGCTGGAGTCGTGCGAGGCGCTCGTGGTGACGGCGCACCTCCGGTCGGCGTGCGCTCTCCGCAGAGAGCGAGAGAAAGACGTCCTTGCTGGCGGGATCGCTCGCCTCCAGCTGGTCGGCGTACTCGAGGAGTGCGCGGTAGCCGTCGACCATGCGGGGGTGCCCGCGTGCCCGCCGTTCGACGAGTTCGAGCAGGGACCCCTCGTGGATGGCCGCCTTGACGCGCCGGATCTCGGCCATCGAGACGTGGAGGTTGTGTTCGGCGAGCACGCGCGTGCGCTCGTCGTCGGCCATCTCACGTACCTCATCGGGATCGTGGCTTGTGCAGATCGGACAGGAACAGGGGAAGTACGCCATGTCGTCGAGGTGTTCCGTACCGCTCACGGTGAGATACCGGTCGTCGCGGGCGTAAATGGCGTACGCGGCGGAGTCGAACAGGTCGGCACCCATCGCAACGGCGAGGGCGAACATCATCGGATGGCCGGCGCCGAAGAGGTGGACCGGGGCATCGGCGCCGAGCCCCCGTTTGGCCGCCGCGAGGACGTCGATCGTGTCGTCGTAGCGGTACTGGTTCATCAGCGGGACCACGGCGCCGACCGGGAAGATATCGAGATCGGTTCCGTACGCGTGGTGGGCGGCCCGCTCGCGGAGATCCGGGTAGGTCGATCCCTGGACGGGAGCCGAGACGAGCATATCGCCCGTGTCGACGGTCTCGGCGACGGTGAGACGCTCCTGAGTGGTCGCCAGCTCGGATTCGGCACGGTCCCGGTCGGCGTCGGGCGGCGTCGGAAGGTCGACCGGCGTCCCCACGTCCGACCCGATGGCGTGCTGGAACGCCAGGATCTCTTCGGTCGTCGTGTCGATCTCGCCGTATTCGGCGAGTTGGAACGACCCCGAGTCGGTCATGATAGCCCCGTCGAAGCCGAGGAAGTCATGAAGGCCCTCGGCGCGGGCACGGTCGCGGAGGTCGTCGTCGCGCTTGATGATGTAGGCGTTGGTAATGAGCATCTCGACGCCGAACGCGGGGAACCGTTCGGGGTCGATCGTGACGAGGTTCGGGTTGACGACCGGGAGCAGCGTCGGCGTCTCCACCGTCACGCCGGCCCGGGGAATCCGAAGCTCGCCGATGCGCCCAGCCGCGTCCTGGGCGCGGATCTCGAAGATATCGCGCATCGACCCGGAATAGCGGGGGCGCGCGCCTAACGCTTGCGCTCCCGCTCGGCCTCGTATCGCAACACGGCGAGGGCGGTGCGCGCGTCGCTTTTTCCCCCGGAGAGTGCCGCCGAGCGCAGCGTCGCCAGGTCGGTCGTATCGACGCGAATGCTCTCGTCGAAATCGAGGTCCTGCTCGCCGTTGGGGGTACAGCCGGTCGCGACGTAGTAATGGTGGACGGTGTCAGCGATCCCGTTCGCCGGTTCGTAAGCGCCCAGGAACTCGACGTCGTCGGCGACGTATCCCGTCTCTTCAGTGAGCTCGCGTCGCGCCGTCGCGTCCAGGTCGGCGTCGTCCTCCTCGCTTCCCCCGGCCGGCAGCCCTCGGTTGACGCGATCGACCGCCTGGCGCCACTCCTCGATGACGACGACCTCGCCGTCGGGGGTAAACGGAAGCACGACGACCGCCGGCTCCTCGTGGAGGTAATCGAAGTCCGTCTCGGTCCCATCCGGCAAAACGACGTCCTCGTGAACGACGTCGAACCCCGGACAGGAGTAGGCGACGTCACGATCGCGGGTCTCCCACGCAAGGTCGGATTCGGCCATGGCGAAGGCTGTGCGCGCACCGGCAAAAAGCCCCCGTCAGAGGACGGCACCGGACTGCAGGACGCCGATCAACACCGCGAGGACGGGAACGCTGACGACCGTCGTGACCATGATCGTCGTGCTGACGTACTCGGCCGCGTCGATACGCGTTCCCTCACCGCCGTATTCGATCGTCAGCATCAGCGGCGTAATCGCGGCCGGCATCGCACATTCGAGGACGAACACGCGACCGACGACGGGGTCCTCGAACCCGATCCCCAGGGCGATGGCGAGGGCCGCCACCGGGGCGACGGCCATTTTCAGCGCCGTCGGCACCCAGACCCGCGTGATCGTGGAGCCGTAGTTCGTGTTCGCCAGCTGGATACCGAGCATGACGAGCATGACCGGGATCGCAGAGTCGCCGGTGAGCGTCACCGTCTGCATCACGGTCCCCTCGGCCGGCGGGACGACGCCGAGCGCACGAACCAGCCCCGCGAGGAGTACCGCGTACACGAGCGGCAACTTGAATACCTCGATGATCGCGTCGGCCCAGTGACCGCTCGTCCCCCGGCTCGCAACGTAGACCCCGATGGTGTACATCAGGACCGCCTGGACGGCGATGTACAGGACTGCGGTGCTCCGACCGACCGCGCCAAAGGCGAACGCCGACAGCGGAATACCGTAGTTGCCGGCGTTCGAGAAGGTCGACGTCAGGACCAGTCCAGATCGCAACGGCCCCGTCTCGCCGACGGCCCGGGCTGCGGCCTCGGAGAGACCCACCATCGCGACCGTGAACGCGACGACACCGACGACCAGGGTGAGGATGGCCTCGCCACCGAGCTCGGTGTTCACGAGACTCGAGAACACCAGCGCGGGCGTCAGGATGAAGATCGTGACCGTCGAGAGCGGTTCGACGGACACCTCACGGAACCGGCCGAGGACGAACCCGACGCCAGCGATGGCGAGCACCGGGAGGATCGCCGTGGTCAGCGCGGAGACGAACGACACGCTCGTCACGACGAACGGCGTGGTCAAAAACGGGATGGTTCGTCGGCGTCGATACCGGGAGATGGCGCCGCCCTCTCAGGGCAAAGGGCGGCTGTACCGCGTGGCGACGTGGGTGTCGGTCAAGCTGGCTGGACGCGCCAGGTCGTCGCGGAGGTGTACGACCACTTCTCGATCTCGAGGTCGGGGGCGGACTCGGAGAGGTTCACCATGAGGGCGCCGATCTCCTTCGGGGAGAGGTTGACCTCGTCGGCGATGAACTTGCTCTTGAAGTAGAGCTCACCGTCGGTGGCCTTCTTCCGGAGATAGCGGCGCAGGCGGGCTTCCTTGGATTCGGGTTCGGAGGGCGTTGTGGCACTCATTGTCGTCGCCTCGATAACTCCAAGGGACCGGGTGAGGTTATAAGGGGGTGAACGTTCGGGCCGTTTCGGTCGCTTTTACGGGGGTAATAGACGGCTACCGAACGTTTTACAACGCTTCTAGAGGCGACGAGACATTTTATTGCGGCTGGAAAACGCGTATTTTCGCTCGGCCGCATTCGGCGGGTGGGTGCGGTCCTAGAGCCGGATTCGGGGGACAACTGCGCCAGTTTCGGAGACAAATGCGACATCGAGTGGCTCCCCGCGGAATCGACGTGGCGTCGGCGGAGCCAGGGTGGTTGGGCCCGGGACCGCTCAGTGACGCTCGTGGACCCAGAACGATTCGTCCGTGGTGATCTCCTTTTTGAAGATCGGCACCTCGTCTTTGAGCTGATCGATACCGTCCTCGACGGCCCGAAACGCCTGGCCCCGGTGGCCCGCGAGCACGACCACGAAGACGATGTCCTCGCCGGCCTCGATTCGGCCCACGCGGTGGTGTACCAGCACCTCCTCGACGCCCTCTCGAGATTCGAGGTCCGCCTCGATCGCCGCCATTCGATCCTCGGCCACGCCGTCGTACTTCTCGAAGGTGAGCGAGGTCGTGTAGTCGTCGTCCTCGTCCTCCATCGCCCGGACGCGCCCGGTGAAGGTGGCGATGGCGCCGGCGTAGTCGGCGCGACCGGAGTCTTCGATCTCGTCGACGAGCGAGCCCAGGGTCTCGTGGGGTTCGCCGTCCTCGATCGCGTCGAGGGCAGCCTCGACGTCGACGTCGCCCTGCTCGAGGGCGAGGGCAGGATCGGGGACGTCGACCTCCCCATCTGTCACGTACGGGAAGGACCCGTCGTGGACGCCGACGACCAGACAGTAGTCGTGGTCGCGGGCGGCGCGATCCATGACGTCCTCGAACGAGAGCGCCTCGCCGGCCGCTTCCCAGCCCTCGGCAGCCACCGAGAAGCCGTCGTCGTCCGCACGAACGATGGCGACGCGGCCCCGCTCGCGGAGTCGAGGTGCGAGGTCCCCGAGAACCGTGTCGGGGTCGGTCGACCCCGTCGCGATGCCAAGTACCTGCATGGTGGCCACTCCGGGTGCTGACGGTTTGTAGGTGTCGCCGCGGGACCGGCGGTGACAATCCTTAAGAGCGCAACAGGGCTACTCCGCGGTAACATGAGGGTCGTGGTTTCTCTCGGCGGTAGCGTGCTCGCACCCGGACTCGACCACGAGCGCGTGGCGGCCCACGCGGCGGCCATCGAACGTCTGGTCGATGCGGGAGCCTCGGTCGCAGTCGTCGTCGGTGGCGGCGAGGTCGCCCGCGAATACATCGACGCCGCCCGTGCACTGGATGTAAACGAGATAGCACTGGACGACATGGGGATCTCGGTGACCCGCCTGAACGCGCGGTTGCTGATCGGCGCCCTGGACGACCTGGCGGCCCCGGCCCCGTCGGAGACCTACGACGAGGCAAAAGCCGCCCTCCGTCGTGGCGACGTGGCTGTCATGGGCGGTGTCACGCCCGGCCAGACGACCGATGCCGTGAGCGCCGCCCTCGCCGAGTACGCCGAGGCCGACCTGCTCGTCTACGCCACGAGCGTCCCCGGGGTGTTCGACGCCGATCCCAACGAGGCCGACGGGGCGACCCGGTTCGACCGGATGACCGCCCGTGAACTCGTCGACGTCATCGTCGGCACCGAGATGACCGCCGGCGCGTCGACGCCGGTCGACTTGCTCGCCGCCAAACTCATCGAGCGATCACGCATGCGTGCGATCGTGCTCGACGGTACCGACCCCGAAGCCGTCGTCGACGCGGTCCTCTACGGCGAACACGAGGGGACCGACGTGGTGCCGGAATCGAGCGATGGCGACCTCGAGCAATGGGCGGAGCGATGAGGGACGAGGACGACCCCTACGTCCTGGAGGACGGCGAAGACCACCATGCGTTCTGGGCGGACGCTGTCGCGGACAGAGTTCTCGCCCGCGACCCCGAGGAGCCCATCGTCATCAAAGGCGGCATCTCCCCCTCCGGCGTCCCGCACCTGGGCAACATGAACGAGATCCTCCGGGGCTACTTCGTTGCCGAGGTACTCCGCGAGCGCGGCCACGATGTGCGCCAGATCTTCACGAGCGACGACCGCGACCCGCTCCGCAAGCTCCCGCGATCGCTCGCGAACCTCGACGGCGAAATCGTGGACCTCGGGGACGTCAACGCCGGGGCGCTCGGCCGCAACCTCGGCAAGCCCTACACCGACATCCCCGACCCCTTCGGCTGCTGTGACTCCTACGGCGAGCACTTCTCGAACCTCATCGCGGAGAGCGCCGCGGCCCTCGACGTCCCCGTCGAGATGATCTCCAACACCGAATTGTACGAGAACGGCGACCTCGAGGACGTCACGCGGTACCTCCTCGACACCGCCGACCTGGCGCGGGACGTCCTCGCGGAGTATCAGGCGAAAGTCGACGAGGACTACGTCCCGTTCAACCCCATCTGCGAGAACTGCGGGAAGGTCACGGAGACGGTCACGGCCGTCGACCCCGACGCGGGCACGGTCGAATACGTCTGTACCGACCTCGAGGCGGGCGACCGGACCATCGAGGGGTGCGGACACGAGGGGACCGCCACGCTCCGCGAAGGGAAACTCCCCTGGAGATTCGAGTGGCCCGCCCAGTGGCAGGTGCTGGGCGTGGACTTCGAACCCTTCGGCAAGGACCACGCCGAGGGCTCGTGGCCGAGTGGCGTCGACATC is a genomic window of Halanaeroarchaeum sulfurireducens containing:
- the tgtA gene encoding tRNA guanosine(15) transglycosylase TgtA — encoded protein: MRDIFEIRAQDAAGRIGELRIPRAGVTVETPTLLPVVNPNLVTIDPERFPAFGVEMLITNAYIIKRDDDLRDRARAEGLHDFLGFDGAIMTDSGSFQLAEYGEIDTTTEEILAFQHAIGSDVGTPVDLPTPPDADRDRAESELATTQERLTVAETVDTGDMLVSAPVQGSTYPDLRERAAHHAYGTDLDIFPVGAVVPLMNQYRYDDTIDVLAAAKRGLGADAPVHLFGAGHPMMFALAVAMGADLFDSAAYAIYARDDRYLTVSGTEHLDDMAYFPCSCPICTSHDPDEVREMADDERTRVLAEHNLHVSMAEIRRVKAAIHEGSLLELVERRARGHPRMVDGYRALLEYADQLEASDPASKDVFLSLSAESARRPEVRRHHERLARLQPTGEVLLTEGGTHGGYDESWRVVPPFGPFPSALSQTYPFTAETPERTDRAGYEAAAVGVASLATANPDVSFTLAHEKWPRSALDRVPARVATVDLAARGEDTSSVDSNGAGPEE
- a CDS encoding NUDIX hydrolase; its protein translation is MAESDLAWETRDRDVAYSCPGFDVVHEDVVLPDGTETDFDYLHEEPAVVVLPFTPDGEVVVIEEWRQAVDRVNRGLPAGGSEEDDADLDATARRELTEETGYVADDVEFLGAYEPANGIADTVHHYYVATGCTPNGEQDLDFDESIRVDTTDLATLRSAALSGGKSDARTALAVLRYEAERERKR
- a CDS encoding AEC family transporter — its product is MSFVSALTTAILPVLAIAGVGFVLGRFREVSVEPLSTVTIFILTPALVFSSLVNTELGGEAILTLVVGVVAFTVAMVGLSEAAARAVGETGPLRSGLVLTSTFSNAGNYGIPLSAFAFGAVGRSTAVLYIAVQAVLMYTIGVYVASRGTSGHWADAIIEVFKLPLVYAVLLAGLVRALGVVPPAEGTVMQTVTLTGDSAIPVMLVMLGIQLANTNYGSTITRVWVPTALKMAVAPVAALAIALGIGFEDPVVGRVFVLECAMPAAITPLMLTIEYGGEGTRIDAAEYVSTTIMVTTVVSVPVLAVLIGVLQSGAVL
- a CDS encoding DUF7123 family protein, yielding MSATTPSEPESKEARLRRYLRKKATDGELYFKSKFIADEVNLSPKEIGALMVNLSESAPDLEIEKWSYTSATTWRVQPA
- a CDS encoding molybdopterin synthase, with the protein product MQVLGIATGSTDPDTVLGDLAPRLRERGRVAIVRADDDGFSVAAEGWEAAGEALSFEDVMDRAARDHDYCLVVGVHDGSFPYVTDGEVDVPDPALALEQGDVDVEAALDAIEDGEPHETLGSLVDEIEDSGRADYAGAIATFTGRVRAMEDEDDDYTTSLTFEKYDGVAEDRMAAIEADLESREGVEEVLVHHRVGRIEAGEDIVFVVVLAGHRGQAFRAVEDGIDQLKDEVPIFKKEITTDESFWVHERH
- the pyrH gene encoding UMP kinase, which produces MRVVVSLGGSVLAPGLDHERVAAHAAAIERLVDAGASVAVVVGGGEVAREYIDAARALDVNEIALDDMGISVTRLNARLLIGALDDLAAPAPSETYDEAKAALRRGDVAVMGGVTPGQTTDAVSAALAEYAEADLLVYATSVPGVFDADPNEADGATRFDRMTARELVDVIVGTEMTAGASTPVDLLAAKLIERSRMRAIVLDGTDPEAVVDAVLYGEHEGTDVVPESSDGDLEQWAER
- the lysS gene encoding lysine--tRNA ligase yields the protein MRDEDDPYVLEDGEDHHAFWADAVADRVLARDPEEPIVIKGGISPSGVPHLGNMNEILRGYFVAEVLRERGHDVRQIFTSDDRDPLRKLPRSLANLDGEIVDLGDVNAGALGRNLGKPYTDIPDPFGCCDSYGEHFSNLIAESAAALDVPVEMISNTELYENGDLEDVTRYLLDTADLARDVLAEYQAKVDEDYVPFNPICENCGKVTETVTAVDPDAGTVEYVCTDLEAGDRTIEGCGHEGTATLREGKLPWRFEWPAQWQVLGVDFEPFGKDHAEGSWPSGVDISRNVLDAIPPVPMVYEWFTLDGEPFSSSAGNVVLVQDVLRMLEPEVLLYFFSKNPKKARDFSIERLDQLVDAFDRLEATYFGETDVSADERERAERIYPLLVDEIRAEQVRIPFTFAAVLGMTDDPDLREEIARREGHIPEDAPAWAVEAALERVDLAREWARRTDNEFNYDLKRQHRPDVDVDEATAGALDDLADFIEAGHTPEEIQGEIFEIARRHDLDVGGFFETGYRLFFDEEQGPKLGTFLGKLDTAFVLARLRRER